The Pyricularia oryzae 70-15 chromosome 5, whole genome shotgun sequence genome includes a region encoding these proteins:
- a CDS encoding WD repeat-containing protein → MKAVLPGKPESTSQALSTGFWDSRRIIVYITGNAFAILSDHKTLLQTVYDDDESPLRAIAFDEASGKIATATDDWVRIYKPFGQEFDALKWALQSTFQPFGNTDDEATDSTPISLSWGASEELLVARAALKVYQTSDADPDCIWDKDLAGPVQCAEFSYDSAFIACCGRHDGLVKVWRRLSFGSDEVRFDFVYLRHPEPVTRIEWRRPHHVEQTMENVLYSFCADKVLRVWTPGDAHGGTSHLQLWGQLDLAEAIQGRESEIRWAFIIHGRDLSAAVETAVQEAGAEEDDMGLQHVVAVANKNPELCVVMDARGCLTAWALENVGGGKGASKKDSKVFNAAHVVSKEFDWMSILSLDEAQHRVAIYNFCNKPGGHMSILIHDFRGTISVYEANVADMLIQRPTNSDRQRLRLRGIWSGHSAPIRKIVRDISGRAIVSRTRDGGCNVWKHKLGARETSLELLAMAADMGHMHRICVLRKGQFVVFLRADSIALWDCRTSTSPMVLAKTGYTVQGKPLCLVSLPKQQNGAAGVVHIATITAEKKGVVWEFRLPESAKESERGNNATINGHGRTSASIREFCRFDLEGTDDLAYVLPVDPAGSLPTISGFLDVFARDVAVSYTHQGRVDFLTARVDTNNSQVEWLTTCSMETGLQNPSLVSGSTLKRAALVNAGRSSLTIWDIRGARLEYAQDFEEGGVINDLDWALTPDKQSVLAVGFPHRVVLLSEMRFDYLNKGPAWAPIREIAIREMTPHPIGDSTWLGDGHLVIGAGNQLFVHDRQYDVAAAAAGSTLVEGLRLERLHGKGASSRWDLFDVVQRLNGPLPVFHPQFLSQCMLAGRTGLLRKILLALWKTLKYWVEGEVVDDYLGLDMEEFYGGGGGGGNTEGGSRQDSGGFMSSSQDVDVDGEAFDEELAQKISEKLTRVDLTQLSGHEQIQLVDIVECAGLVESQRRSMDENGARFVLSLRQHALRKGRTSEVHMGWREINWAYHSESQDILVDFVERQNHGSLRWEGARESGMFMWLGDIGAVRRQFEVIARNEYTKSDLKNPVDCSLYYLALRKKTVLQGLWRMASWNREQKATQKLLANNFEDPKWRTTALKNAYALMSKRRFEYAAAFFLLADHLHDAVNVCLNQLRDMQLAIAVARVYEGDGGPVLRRLLEEEVLAAAAREGNRWLASWAFWMLKRRDMAVRALITPVFNLLETPADPSDLLKSKLFLTDDPSLIVLYAQLRQRSLQTLRGASKVTPRVEWEFVLHNARLYDRMGCDLLGLDLVRNWEFLKQPTETAASKGGQLGGEVNPLNLLRRRSSLVVADLPMLGGPLSPTAVAGGKKGVGKDGNGAAPTVFEEPDANSLLDSFGF, encoded by the exons ATGAAGGCCGTTCTCCCCGGGAAGCCCGAGTCCACGTCACAGGCCCTCTCGACTGGATTCTGGGACTCTCGGCGCATAATC GTCTACATAACTGGCAATGCCTTCGCCATCCTCTCCGATCACAAGACGCTCCTTCAGACCGTatacgacgatgacgagtcACCCCTCCGCGCCATAGCCTTTGACGAGGCCAGCGGCAAGATAGCCACTGCCACCGACGACTGGGTGAggatttacaagccgttTGGACAGGAGTTTGATGCCCTCAAATGGGCTCTGCAGTCGACCTTTCAGCCTTTTGGAAACACGGACGATGAAGCGACCGACAGCACGCCCATCTCGCTGTCGTGGGGCGCCTCGGAGGAACTCTTGGTGGCAAGGGCGGCGCTCAAGGTCTATCAGACCTCCGATGCAGACCCGGACTGTATCTGGGACAAGGACCTCGCGGGGCCGGTGCAATGCGCCGAGTTCTCGTACGACTCGGCATTTATAGCCTGCTGCGGCCGCCACGATGGTCTGGTCAAGGTGTGGAGGAGACTGAGCTTCGGGTCCGACGAGGTTCGCTTCGACTTTGTGTACCTGCGGCACCCGGAGCCTGTGACAAGGATAGAGTGGCGGAGGCCGCACCACGTCGAGCAGACTATGGAAAACGTGCTCTATTCGTTTTGCGCGGACAAAGTGCTGCGGGTGTGGACCCCCGGCGACGCGCACGGCGGGACGTCGCACCTGCAACTTTGGGGCCAGCTGGACCTAGCAGAGGCCATCCAGGGCCGGGAGTCGGAAATCAGGTGGGCTTTTATAATCCACGGGCGGGACCTCAGCGCTGCGGTGGAGACGGCTGTACAAGAGGCGGGTGCTGAGGAGGATGATATGGGCCTGCAGCACGTAGTGGCCGTGGCGAACAAAAACCCGGAGCTCTGCGTGGTCATGGACGCCAGGGGGTGTCTCACTGCGTGGGCGTTGGAGAACGTCGGTGGAGGCAAGGGTGCGTCCAAGAAGGACAGTAAGGTGTTTAATGCTGCACACGTCGTATCCAAGGAGTTTGACTGGATGTCGATTCTATCACTGGACGAGGCGCAGCATCGGGTCGCCATATACAATTTTTGTAACAAGCCTGGCGGTCACATGAGCATCTTGATCCACGACTTTCGAGGCACCATCAGCGTATACGAGGCCAACGTTGCCGACATGCTCatccaacgacccaccaacAGCGATAGGCAAAGGCTCAGGCTGCGGGGAATCTGGTCTGGCCACTCGGCGCCGATCCGCAAGATCGTGCGTGACATTTCGGGTCGGGCAATTgtcagccggactcgggacGGCGGGTGTAATGTGTGGAAGCACAAGCTCGGGGCCCGCGAGACGAGCCTTGAGCTGCTGGCAATGGCGGCCGACATGGGTCACATGCACCGCATCTGTGTGCTGCGCAAGGGGCAGTTCGTTGTGTTCTTGCGTGCCGACAGCATTGCGCTTTGGGATTGTCGGACGTCTACATCGCCGATGGTACTGGCCAAGACGGGTTATACTGTCCAAGGGAAGCCGTTGTGTCTGGTCAGCTTGCCCAAGCAGCAGAACGGAGCGGCCGGGGTTGTGCATATCGCGACCATCACGGCGGAGAAAAAGGGTGTCGTGTGGGAGTTTCGACTCCCGGAATCTGCAAAGGAGAGTGAACGGGGCAACAATGCTACCATCAACGGGCATGGCAGGACGTCAGCGTCTATCAGGGAATTTTGCAGGTTCGACCTGGAAGGAACCGACGACTTGGCATACGTGCTACCTGTAGACCCGGCCGGGTCGTTGCCAACGATATCTGGATTCCTGGACGTGTTCGCGCGGGACGTGGCAGTGTCTTACACGCACCAGGGGCGGGTCGACTTCTTGACGGCGCGAGTAGACACGAACAATTCACAGGTCGAGTGGCTCACCACGTGCTCAATGGAGACGGGGCTACAGAACCCAAGCCTCGTAAGCGGGAGCACGCTCAAGAGGGCGGCGCTGGTCAACGCTGGTAGGAGCAGCTTGACCATCTGGGATATTCGCGGTGCGAGGCTAGAATACGCGCAAGACTTTGAAGAGGGCGGCGTCATAAACGACCTGGACTGGGCGCTGACGCCGGACAAGCAGTCGGTGCTGGCGGTCGGGTTCCCACATCGGGTAGTGCTCCTGTCGGAAATGCGGTTCGACTACCTCAACAAGGGTCCGGCCTGGGCGCCGATCCGTGAGATCGCCATCCGCGAAATGACACCACACCCGATAGGGGACTCGACATGGCTTGGCGATGGACACCTGGTCATCGGAGCGGGTAACCAGCTGTTCGTGCACGACCGGCAGTACGACGTcgccgcagcggctgccgggTCGACGCTTGTTGAGGGCCTGAGACTCGAGAGATTGCACGGCAAGGGGGCAAGCAGCAGGTGGGATTTGTTTGACGTCGTCCAGAGGCTGAATGGGCCACTGCCCGTCTTTCATCCGCAATTCCTGAGCCAATGTATGTTGGCCGGAAGGACCGGGCTGTTGAGAAAGATATTGCTGGCCCTGTGGAAGACATTGAAATACTGGGTCGAAGGGGAAGTTGTGGACGACTACTTGGGATTGGACATGGAAGAGTTCtacggtggcggcggcggtggtggtaatacagaaggcggttcACGGCAGGATTCGGGCGGGTTCATGTCGAGCAGCCAAGACGTCGACGTGGACGGAGAGGCGTTTGACGAGGAGCTGGCGCAAAAGATCAGCGAGAAGCTGACACGGGTGGACCTGACGCAGCTCTCGGGGCATGAGCAGATCCAGCTGGTGGACATTGTCGAGTGCGCCGGGCTGGTCGAGTCGCAGCGGCGCAGCATGGACGAAAACGGGGCCCGGTTCGTGCTCTCGCTCCGGCAGCACGCGCTGCGCAAGGGCAGGACCAGCGAGGTCCACATGGGCTGGCGAGAGATCAACTGGGCCTACCACTCGGAGAGCCAGGATATACTTGTCGACTTTGTGGAGAGGCAGAACCATGGGAGTCTGAGGTGGGAGGGGGCCAGGGAGAGTGGCATGTTTATGTGGCTGGGTGATATTGGGGCGGTG AGACGACAATTCGAGGTCATTGCGCGCAACGAATACACCAAGAGCGACCTCAAGAACCCCGTAGACTGCAGCTTGTACTACCTGGCGCTGCGCAAAAAGACGGTCCTTCAGGGCCTGTGGCGGATGGCGTCTTGGAACAGGGAGCAAAAGGCGACGCAGAAGCTGCTTGCCAACAACTTTGAAGATCCCAAGTGGCGGACGACGGCGCTCAAGAACGCCTACGCGCTCATGAGCAAGCGGCGGTTCGAGTACGCGGCCGCCTTCTTCCTTCTGGCAGACCACCTGCACGACGCCGTCAATGTGTGTCTGAATCAGCTGAGGGACATGCAGCTCGCGATTGCGGTCGCGCGCGTCTATGAGGGCGACGGCGGTCCCGTTCTGAGGCGGCTGCTGGAGGAAGAGGTTCTTGCTGCCGCGGCGAGAGAGGGCAACAGGTGGCTTGCGAGTTGGGCGTTTTGGATGCTCAAGAGGAGGGATATGGCTGTGCGGGCCCTGATT ACACCCGTCTTCAACCTCCTCGAGACGCCAGCAGACCCCAGCGACCTCCTCAAGTCCAAGCTCTTTCTGACCGACGACCCGTCGCTCATCGTGCTGTACGCCCAGCTGCGGCAGCGCTCGCTGCAGACGCTCCGAGGCGCCAGCAAGGTGACGCCGCGCGTCGAGTGGGAGTTTGTGCTGCACAACGCGCGACTCTACGACCGCATGGGCTGCGACCTGCTGGGCCTGGACCTGGTGCGCAACTGGGAGTTCCTCAAGCAGCCGACCGAGACTGCGGCCAGCAAGGGCGGCCAGCTCGGAGGCGAGGTCAACCCGCTCAACCTGCtcaggaggaggagctcgcTGGTTGTGGCGGACCTGCCGATGCTAGGCGGGCCGCTGTCGCCGACGGCGGTGGCAGGGGGTAAGAAGGGGGTCGGTAAAGATGGGAATGGGGCGGCGCCGACTGTGTTTGAGGAGCCGGATGCCAATTCTCTGTTGGATAGTTTTGGGTTCTGA
- a CDS encoding 5'-3' exoribonuclease 2, which produces MGIPAAFRWLSTKYPKIISPVIEDKPVEMEDGTSIPVDITKPNPNGEEFDNLYLDMNGIVHPCAHPEDRPAPQDEEEMMLEIFKYTDRVFNMVRPRKVLMIAVDGVAPRAKMNQQRSRRFRSAQEAKEKAEDKLELLKLLKQQKGGDVSAETLESVTKKAFDTNSITPGTPFMDILAGSLRYWCAYKLNTDPGWANVKIIISDATVPGEGEHKIMDFVRSQRSSPDHDPNTRHVIYGLDADLIMLGLATHEPHFRVLREDVFFQQGKPRLCKLCGQKGHDAQQCKGEVKKKEGEFDEKQNAEPLKPFIWLHVAILREYLNVELYVPDLPFRFDLERAVDDWIFLCCFVGNDFLPHLPALEIRENGIITLTSIWKQNLPRMGGYVTKDGHIDLERVQYIMDGLAKQEDSIFRKRKEQEDRRDANAKRRKMQDDRAKWGNNSANGPHVSEPAKAITHDMVVNRAAAQVDANVANKSAASMLKSQLKAMQSQAPEASAPETPVKEGAASEETTPASALGKRKAALMEDGDSPAPNSPTPGTPASGNGEAVDTVRLWEDGYTDRYYEQKFHVDPKNVEFRHKVAHAYVEGLSWVLLYYFQGCPSWEWFYPYHYAPFAQDFVGLKDLEISFEKGRKSKPYEQLMSVLPAASRDNLPPIFHDLMTKEDSEIIDFYPEDFEVDLNGKKFAWQGVALLPFIEMDRLLAAVQAKYPELSADEAARNGLGRDVLIISDAHAPLYDDLITNFYSKRQTGSTYKLDQKNSDLLAGVVEKLPDYLPHGALVYPLERKCMPDVEYDRSLTVYYDMPQAVAHKSMLLRGLKMPTPALTRHDIDDLKNKMRGGGGRGGYGGGRGGGGYGGGGRGGYNGNNGNNNNGGHRNGVESYNSRDQRGGRPPQNQSWQPPPPGSAGFGMGVPPPPPPAHHYGGHGGGYNDRYAQQGYPPSYPQYPPPGQGYPPAYPPSYGPPPGQYGGGGGGHYPPPPPPGHNQSYRPDDRGYRGGYNGGRDRGPPRGGGGGGGRGRGGYGR; this is translated from the exons ATGGGTATCCCAGCGGCTTTCCGGTGGTTATCCACCAAATACCCCAAGATTATCTCACCGGTGATCGAGGATAAGCCTGTTGAAATGG AAGATGGCACCTCTATTCCCGTCGACATCACAAAGCCAAATCCAAATGGCGAAGAGTTCGATAACCTCTACCTGGACATGAACGGTATCGTCCATCCCTGCGCCCATCCCGAAGACAGGCCAGCACCCCAGGATGAGGAGGAGATGATGTTGGAGATTTTCAAATATACCGACCGTGTCTTCAACATGGTCAGGCCTCGCAAGGTTCTGATGATTGCTGTTG ATGGCGTCGCTCCTCGTGCCAAAATGAACCAGCAACGATCGCGTCGCTTCAGATCCGCCCAGGAAGCCAAGGAAAAGGCCGAAGACAAGCTGGAGCTCCTCAAGCTTCTCAAGCAACAAAAGGGCGGCGATGTCAGTGCCGAGACCCTCGAAAGCGTCACAAAGAAGGCCTTTGACACCAACTCCATCACTCCCGGAACCCCTTTCATGGACATCTTGGCTGGCAGTCTGAGGTATTGGTGCGCATACAAGCTCAACACGGATCCGGGCTGGGCCAACGTCAAGATCATCATCTCGGACGCAACAGTACCCGGAGAAGGAGAGCACAAGATTATGGACTTTGTGCGCTCGCAACGATCATCGCCCGACCACGACCCCAACACGCGACACGTCATTTACGGCCTGGACGCCGATTTAATTATGCTGGGACTGGCTACTCACGAGCCTCACTTCCGTGTCTTGCGTGAGGATGTTTTCTTCCAGCAAGGTAAACCGAGGCTGTGCAAGCTTTGCGGCCAGAAGGGCCACGATGCACAGCAATGCAAGGGAGAGGTTAAGAAGAAGGAAGGCGAGTTTGATGAGAAGCAGAACGCCGAGCCATTGAAACCTTTCATCTGGCTCCACGTGGCTATTCTGCGCGAGTACCTCAACGTTGAGCTCTACGTCCCGGACTTGCCGTTCCGCTTTGACCTGGAGAGGGCTGTGGACGATTGGATTTTTCTTTGCTGTTTCGTCGGCAATGATTTCTTACCCCATTTGCCCGCTCTCGAAATCCGGGAGAATGGTATCATTACCTTGACCTCGATCTGGAAACAGAACCTGCCGCGGATGGGCGGGTACGTCACCAAAGACGGCCACATTGACCTGGAGCGTGTTCAGTACATAATGGATGGCCTAGCCAAGCAAGAGGACTCCATCTTCCGGAAGCGTAAGGAACAGGAGGACCGCAGGGACGCCAACGCCAAGAGGCGCAAGATGCAGGACGACAGAGCCAAGTGGGGAAACAACAGCGCCAACGGACCGCACGTCTCGGAGCCTGCCAAAGCAATCACTCATGACATGGTGGTCAACCGTGCCGCTGCCCAGGTGGATGCTAACGTCGCCAACAAGAGCGCAGCGAGCATGCTTAAAAGCCAGTTAAAGGCAATGCAATCCCAGGCCCCCGAAGCCAGCGCTCCTGAGACTCCAGTCAAGGAAGGGGCCGCTTCTGAAGAAACCACCCCTGCTTCAGCTCTTGGCAAGCGCAAGGCTGCCCTCATGGAGGATGGCGACAGCCCTGCTCCCAATAGCCCTACTCCCGGAACGCCGGCCAGTGGAAACGGCGAAGCCGTAGACACTGTGAGGCTCTGGGAGGACGGATACACAGATCGTTACTACGAACAAAAGTTCCACGTCGACCCCAAGAACGTTGAATTCCGCCACAAGGTGGCGCACGCTTACGTCGAAGGTCTTTCCTGGGTTCTTCTCTACTACTTCCAGGGATGCCCGTCTTGGGAGTGGTTTTACCCGTACCATTATGCTCCATTTGCTCAAGATTTCGTTGGTCTGAAGGACCTTGAGATATCGTTTGAAAAGGGCAGAAAGTCCAAGCCTTACGAACAGTTGATGAGCGTCCTGCCGGCTGCATCGCGCGATAACCTACCCCCTATCTTCCATGATCTGATGACCAAGGAGGACAGTGAGATTATTGACTTCTACCCTGAAGATTTCGAGGTAGATCTGAACGGCAAGAAGTTTGCCTGGCAGGGTGTTGCGCTTCTGCCTTTTATTGAGATGGATCGACTGCTTGCTGCAGTCCAGGCCAAGTACCCAGAGCTGAGCGCTGATGAGGCGGCCAGGAACGGGCTTGGCAGAGACGTACTTATCATTTCTGATGCTCATGCGCCTCTGTACGACGATCTCATCACGAATTTCTATTCGAAGCGTCAGACAGGTTCGACCTATAAGCTTGACCAGAAAAATAGTGATTTGCTGGCTGGAGTTGTTGAAAAACTCCCAGACTATCTTCCTCATGGTGCTCTTGTGTATCCTTTGGAGAGGAAGTGCATGCCGGACGTCGAGTATGACCGGTCACTAAC AGTTTATTACGACATGCCCCAGGCTGTTGCTCACAAGTCAATGCTTCTTCGTGGTCTGAAGATGCCTACACCTGCACTAACTCGTCACGACATTGATGACCTGAAGAACAAGATGCGCGGCGGTGGAGGCCGTGGTGGATATGGCGGCGgtcgcggcggtggtggttaCGGTGGAGGTGGCAGAGGCGGTTACAATGGGAACAATGGAAACAACAATAACGGTGGTCACCGGAATGGCGTCGAATCATACAACTCGCGCGACCAGCGTGGAGGTAGACCCCCTCAGAATCAGTCTTGGCAGCCCCCTCCCCCAGGATCAGCGGGCTTCGGTATGGGCGTGCCGCCCCCTCCTCCCCCCGCTCACCACTATGGAGGCCACGGTGGAGGCTACAACGATAGGTATGCTCAGCAGGGCTACCCCCCAAGCTACCCACAATACCCGCCCCCAGGCCAAGGGTATCCCCCAGCCTACCCTCCGTCATACGGACCACCACCGGGACAgtacggtggtggtggtggtggtcattatccgccgcctcctcctcccggTCACAACCAGTCATATCGTCCCGATGACCGTGGATATAGGGGTGGTTACAACGGCGGCAGGGATAGAGGACCTCCacgaggtggtggtggcggtggtggcagaggaagaggaggataTGGGAGGTGA
- a CDS encoding cytochrome c oxidase assembly protein COX11 produces MNSATTKRALGWLYSSRGGRTAQIRPRWRTFFSSGPIRRATHQEPPSFEQVRAAYKYKNRTTMNYTFSIILGTVAFSYGSVPMYKMICATTGWGGQPVRAPGHGPSGDDEMELSERLKPVTSAKRIKVTFNACVSDVLPWKFVPQQREVRVLPGETALAFYKATNNSDQDIIGVATYSVTPAQVAPYFSKIQCFCFEEQRLNAGETVDMPVFFYLDPDLLQDLNMRGIETVTLNYTFFKARYDNNGEIKDLRGWVEQKSS; encoded by the exons ATGAACTCAGCAACGACGAAGCGAGCCCTAGGGTGGCTCTACAGCTCACGAGGCGGCCGAACCGCACAGATCCGGCCGAGATGGAGGACGTTTTTCAGCAGCGGGCCGATACGACGCGCGACGCACCAGGAGCCGCCTAGTTTCGAACAGGTCAGGGCGGCGTACAAATACAAGAACCGGACTACGAT GAACTATACGTTTAGCATCATCCTCGGGACGGTGGCTTTCTCGTATGGCAGTGTGCCCATGTACAAGATG ATCTGCGCAACAACAGGCTGGGGCGGGCAGCCGGTACGGGCACCGGGTCACGGGCCCTCTGGCGACGACGAGATGGAGCTCTCGGAGCGGCTCAAGCCGGTGACGAGCGCGAAGCGGATCAAGGTGACGTTCAACGCGTGCGTGTCGGACGTGCTGCCGTGGAAGTTTGTGCCGCAGCAGCGCGAGGTGCGCGTCCTGCCCGGCGAGACGGCATTGGCGTTTTACAAGGCCACCAACAACTCGGACCAGGACATCATCGGCGTGGCGACGTACAGCGTCACGCCCGCGCAGGTCGCGCCGTACTTTAGCAAGATTCAGTGCTTCTGCTTTGAGGAGCAGAGGCTCAATGCCGGCGAGACGGTCGACATGCCGGTGTTCTTCTACCTGGATCCGGATCTGCTGCAGGATCTGAACATGAGGGGGATTGAGACTGTCACGTTGAATTATACGTTTTTCA AGGCGAGATACGACAACAACGGCGAGATCAAGGATCTCAGGGGCTGGGTGGAGCAGAAGAGCTCATAG
- a CDS encoding oligonucleotide transporter, translated as MAPDRGSDDANLRSRSRSARPTSPLMSDPVAAADHHSTANNDTEVDGHSFTVRGVVVGILIGIVLCFSNMYFGLQTGWISVMTMPASLLGYGFFRTLSRHLKYPFTPVENVLVQTVAASVGIVPLGAGFVGVIPAMNYLLTEDEMGPVRLGVWDSIVWSLGLCYFGCVFAMLLRRQVIIRERLRFPSGFSTAVLIGVLHGRTTKAETSGDGNTAAEGGFASLAGQPKLPPIGSEANEDTTAGAQPSSSNEWKANVRLLLICFCISGVATVSTYFVPVLRNLPVFGSAAAAWLWTLNPSLAYVGQGIIMGPATTLHMLLGAVIGWGVLSPLAKAKGWAPGRVDDWETGSKGWIVWTSLTIMLADAIVSLGFVVAMAVWPYLKEMSWRNPVGSGMALLRGQGTRGGYMTVNSSERHDGAQGDGDNEHDGNRGYSAAMNNSDTDRDAPEDQVVRTRTVWMGLPLSMLLCVASIRYVFGSDLVPLYAIFAAVIVAMPLSVIAVRAMGVTDLNPVSGISKLAQLFFALVVPRSNKAGILINLVAGAVSESGALQAGDLMQDLKTGHLLGAAPKAQFYGQVIGATVGAVVSALVYKLYTSVYTTIPNDLFQAPTALVWIFTARLVASGKGLPPMAAEWAGGAAVLFAVFTAVKMVGPRGAKWQAYIPGGLAVAVGMYNVPSFTLARTIGGVLSWWWRSVMGREDTPLIITASGFILGEGFLSIANLLMESFGVPHL; from the exons ATGGCACCCGACAGAGGCTCCGATGATGCAAACCTCCGAAGCCGGTCCAGGTCGGCACGGCCAACATCGCCGCTCATGTCGGaccctgttgctgctgccgacCACCACTCCACAGCCAATAATGACACCGAGGTCGACGGCCACAGCTTCACCGTTCGCGGCGTGGTCGTCGGCATCCTCATCGGCATCGTGCTCTGCTTCTCCAACATGTACTTTGGCCTGCAGACGGGCTGGATCTCGGTAATGACCATGCCGGCCTCGCTGCTGGGCTATGGGTTCTTCCGCACCCTGTCTCGCCACCTCAAGTATCCCTTCACGCCGGTGGAGAACGTCCTAGTGCAGACCGTGGCTGCTAGCGTCGGCATCGTGCCGCTCGGTGCTGGGTTTGTTGGTGTGATTCCGGCCATGAATTATTTGCTGACGGAGGATGAGATGGGGCCGGTGAGGTTGGGGGTCTGGGATAGTATTGTGTGGAGTTTGGGGTTGTGTTATTTTGGTTGTGTTTTTGCCATGTTGTT GCGCCGCCAAGTCATCATCCGGGAGCGGCTGCGGTTTCCCAGCGGCTTCAGCACCGCCGTCCTGATCGGTGTCCTGCACGGACGGACGACCAAGGCCGAGACCAGTGGGGACGGTAacaccgccgccgagggcGGGTTCGCCAGCCTCGCAGGCCAACCCAAGCTGCCGCCCATCGGCAGTGAAGCCAACGAGGACACGACGGCAGGTGCCCAGCCGTCCTCGTCCAACGAGTGGAAGGCCAACGTccgcctcctcctcatcTGCTTCTGCATCTCGGGCGTCGCCACCGTGTCGACCTATTTTGTCCCCGTCCTCCGCAACCTGCCCGTCTTCGGCTCGGCAGCCGCGGCGTGGCTGTGGACGCTGAACCCGAGCCTGGCCTACGTCGGCCAGGGCATCATCATGGGCCCCGCCACCACGCTGCACATGCTGCTGGGTGCCGTGATCGGCTGGGGTGTGCTGTCGCCGCTGGCAAAGGCCAAGGGCTGGGCGCCCGGCAGGGTGGACGACTGGGAGACGGGGAGCAAGGGGTGGATCGTCTGGACTTCCCTGACTATTATGTTGGCTGATGCGATTGTCAGTCTGGGCTTTGTGGTCGCCATGGCGGTTTGGCCGTATCTCAAGGAGATGAGCTGGCGAAATCCCGTCGGAAGCGGCATGGCCTTGTTGCGCGGACAGGGCACGCGCGGTGGCTACATGACTGTGAACTCGTCAGAAAGGCATGACGGAGCACAAGGGGACGGCGACAACGAACACGACGGAAACCGCGGCTACAGCGCAGCCATGAACAACTCCGACACGGACAGAGATGCACCAGAGGACCAGGTGGTGCGGACGCGGACCGTGTGGATGGGCCTGCCGTTGTCGATGCTTCTCTGCGTCGCCAGCATCCGCTATGTGTTTGGCAGCGACCTGGTGCCGCTGTACGCCATATTCGCGGCTGTCATCGTCGCCATGCCCTTGTCCGTCATCGCCGTCCGCGCCATGGGAGTCACGGACCTGAACCCGGTATCGGGAATCAGCAAGCTGGCGCAGCTGTTCTTTGCGCTGGTCGTGCCGCGGTCCAACAAGGCGGGTATTTTGATCAACTTGGTGGCTGGGGCTGTG TCCGAGTCTGGCGCCCTCCAAGCCGGCGACTTGATGCAGGACCTCAAGACGGGCCACCTGTTAGGCGCGGCGCCCAAGGCCCAGTTCTACGGGCAGGTGATTGGTGCGACCGTTGGTGCTGTCGTCAGCGCTCTTGTCTACAAGCTTTACACAAG CGTGTATACGACAATACCCAACGATCTCTTTCAAGCCCCCACGGCGCTGGTCTGGATCTTCACGGCGCGTCTCGTAGCCTCGGGCAAGGGCCTCCCGCCCATGGCGGCCGAGTGGGCGGGCGGTGCTGCCGTGCTGTTTGCCGTGTTCACCGCCGTCAAGATGGTGGGGCCGCGTGGTGCAAAGTGGCAGGCTTACATCCCTGGTGGTctggctgttgctgttg GCATGTACAACGTCCCGTCTTTTACGCTGGCGAGGACGATTGGTGGCGTGCTGAGCTGGTGGTGGAGGAGCGTCATGGGGAGAGAGGATACGCCGCTGATTATAACCGCCTCG GGCTTCATCCTCGGCGAGGGCTTTCTCAGTATTGCCAACCTTTTGATGGAGAGTTTCGGAGTGCCGCATCTTTGA